A stretch of the Gracilinanus agilis isolate LMUSP501 chromosome 4, AgileGrace, whole genome shotgun sequence genome encodes the following:
- the LOC123247343 gene encoding small ubiquitin-related modifier 2-A-like — protein MVDAQPKEGVKSENSYHINLIVSGQDGLVVQMKITRPTPTGKLMKAYCEGQDIPAQLEMEEEDTIFW, from the exons ATGGTTGATGCGCAGCCTAAGGAAGGAGTCAAGAGTGAGAACAGCTACCATATTAATTTGATAGTATCAGGGCAAGATGGTTTGGTGGTGCAGATGAAGATTACTAGGCCCACACCAACAGGTAAACTAATGAAAGCCTATTGTGAAGGACAGG ACATACCTGCAcagttggaaatggaggaagaagatACAATATTCTGGTAG